One Streptomyces lincolnensis genomic region harbors:
- a CDS encoding SDR family oxidoreductase, whose protein sequence is MTATGRHQGMTALVTGGSRGIGRAVSRRLARDGALVAVHYGHDEAAADRTVKEIETDGGRAFAIHAELGVRADAATLWSAFDRELATHAPDTEPGLDILVNNAGITLPRTIEHVTEEDYDRVFAINTKAPFFILQQGLRRLRDGGRIINISSAATRFAYPGIIAYSMTKAALDHLTLSLALELAPRNITVNTVAPGFTETEINPTLKNPQIRQALSAHSAFGRLGRPADIADVVAFVASEDARWVTGQWLDATGGVGLGL, encoded by the coding sequence TTGACAGCCACCGGACGACACCAGGGCATGACCGCGCTGGTCACGGGAGGCAGCCGCGGCATCGGACGAGCCGTCAGCAGACGGCTGGCACGGGACGGCGCGCTGGTCGCCGTCCACTACGGGCACGACGAGGCGGCGGCGGACCGTACGGTCAAGGAGATCGAGACAGACGGCGGCCGGGCGTTCGCGATCCACGCGGAACTGGGCGTCCGCGCGGACGCGGCCACCTTGTGGTCCGCGTTCGACCGCGAGCTCGCCACGCATGCCCCGGATACCGAACCGGGCCTGGACATCCTGGTCAACAACGCCGGGATCACGCTTCCCCGGACGATCGAGCACGTCACCGAGGAGGACTACGACCGTGTCTTCGCCATCAACACCAAGGCCCCGTTCTTCATCCTCCAGCAGGGCCTCCGCCGACTGCGGGACGGCGGCCGGATCATCAACATCTCGTCGGCGGCCACGCGCTTCGCGTACCCGGGGATCATCGCGTATTCCATGACCAAGGCGGCCCTGGACCACCTGACGCTGTCCCTCGCCCTCGAACTCGCCCCGCGGAACATCACCGTGAACACGGTCGCTCCCGGTTTCACCGAGACCGAGATCAACCCGACCCTGAAGAACCCGCAGATCCGGCAGGCACTGTCCGCGCACTCGGCGTTCGGCCGGCTCGGCCGGCCGGCCGACATCGCGGACGTGGTCGCCTTCGTCGCGAGCGAGGACGCCCGCTGGGTGACCGGCCAGTGGCTCGACGCGACCGGTGGCGTCGGCCTCGGCCTGTAG
- a CDS encoding type I polyketide synthase has product MAEPTVEPGEEVPAVAVIGMAARFPDADDVDAFWENLAAGRDAVRPVTDEEFLAAGGDPRDLDDPALIRMASVVEGIDLFDADFFGMSPAEAAVVDPQQRLLLETAYHALEDAGQVRAAQEVTTGVYAGAGDSRYYPAHVHPRYAGQPGSVALVHAATANSLGTLATRISYEFGLTGPSLSMQTACSTALVALHTACQDLLDYRCDLALAGAVFLNPSAPLGYRHVPDGPFSPDGRCRAFSADAAGTSSGNGGGMVVLKRLEDALADGDRIRAVVRGSAVNNDGRRKVGFSAPSSAGQSEVILAAQVQGDIDAGTIGLVEAHGTATRIGDPIEVAALTEAFRHSTDRRGFCALGSVKTNIGHLGPAAGIAGVVKAVLALEHRQIPPSLHFGTPNPLIDFASGPFRVPTELEGWPDAGHPRRAAVSALGIGGTNAHVILEEAPAPAPPPRPAESSRRHVLPLSARTAGALRGQAEALARQLEAHPALRLEDAAHSLRTERPALRHRLTVSATTPAEAVAALRTPQPPVGPVPDEPTRVAFLLPGGGTQYVGMGAGLYRDNDVYRDVVDECARVLRPVVEADLRTTLFERVEPDSLDSFLALIVTQYALARTLMEQGVRPDALIGHSLGEYTAACLAGVMDLDEMLPVVAERLRLISSRGGATVGVAASADAVAPLLGPDLSLAAVNGPAACTVAGQTDAVDRFEAELTRLDVPFRRLRIPAAAHSHVLDPILDTFAGRLRTLRLRAPGIPYVTNVTGTWITGAQATDVRHWVDHTRHTVRFADGIATLWARGRPVLVEIGPGDSMTKLARAALEDEAPVTVTTMRHAKADAPDGFVLAGALGRLWAAGVDSALPHAVDPAGPPRRVRLPGYAFDRRRHWIDAPGARTGSGAAEQERTVNAGGGRTPRPLLSTDHVAPRTERERAVAEVWEEQLSIDGIGVHDNFFDLGGDSMRAVLLAGRLRATGVLDVAGGSLLAHPTVAGLLESAAERGDPSSAALGPLLPLRREGSGTPLFCVHPGAGVAWRYTGLLPHLGPDQPVFGIQAHGLDGARPPAPDAASMVASYVDLAREVQPHGPYRLLGWSYGGFVAHAMACALQEQGERVELLAMLDAPQPLGMRYDADQAERQVAGLLMRVAGLPVDADTAVPDVESVLARIGAAPADGDATVAVTRAEAAAIADVMRNNLRIAPQFSPGVHRGEVLFFSATEDTRTDGDDLALAARKADAWRPYVDGPLTDHPVPCGHYTMTEPAPMAMIGAVIAKALRPVTG; this is encoded by the coding sequence ATGGCTGAGCCCACCGTCGAACCGGGCGAGGAGGTGCCCGCCGTCGCTGTGATCGGCATGGCGGCGCGCTTCCCGGACGCCGACGACGTCGACGCGTTCTGGGAGAACCTGGCGGCGGGCCGGGACGCGGTACGGCCGGTCACCGACGAGGAGTTCCTCGCGGCGGGCGGCGACCCCCGGGACCTCGACGACCCGGCCCTGATCCGGATGGCGTCCGTGGTCGAGGGCATCGACCTCTTCGACGCGGACTTCTTCGGCATGAGCCCGGCCGAGGCGGCCGTCGTCGACCCGCAGCAGCGGCTGCTGCTGGAGACGGCGTATCACGCGCTGGAGGACGCGGGGCAGGTGCGCGCCGCGCAGGAGGTCACCACCGGCGTCTACGCGGGCGCCGGCGACAGCCGCTACTACCCGGCGCACGTCCATCCCCGGTACGCCGGTCAGCCGGGCTCGGTGGCACTGGTGCACGCGGCCACGGCCAACTCGCTCGGCACCCTGGCCACCCGCATCTCCTACGAATTCGGGCTGACCGGGCCGAGTCTGTCGATGCAGACGGCGTGCTCCACGGCGCTGGTGGCACTGCACACCGCGTGCCAGGACCTGCTGGACTACCGCTGTGACCTGGCGCTCGCGGGGGCGGTGTTCCTCAACCCCTCGGCGCCGCTGGGCTATCGGCATGTTCCCGACGGGCCGTTCTCGCCGGACGGGCGCTGTCGGGCCTTCTCGGCGGACGCGGCCGGTACCTCCTCGGGCAACGGGGGCGGAATGGTCGTACTGAAGCGGCTGGAGGACGCGCTCGCCGACGGTGACCGGATCCGGGCCGTGGTGCGGGGCTCGGCCGTCAACAACGACGGACGCCGCAAGGTCGGGTTCTCCGCGCCCAGCTCGGCCGGTCAGAGCGAGGTGATCCTCGCCGCGCAGGTGCAGGGCGACATCGACGCCGGCACGATCGGGCTGGTCGAGGCGCACGGGACCGCCACGCGGATCGGCGATCCGATCGAGGTGGCGGCACTGACCGAGGCGTTCCGGCACAGCACGGACCGGCGCGGGTTCTGCGCGCTGGGCTCGGTGAAGACCAACATCGGGCATCTCGGCCCGGCGGCCGGCATCGCCGGCGTGGTGAAGGCCGTACTCGCCCTGGAGCACCGGCAGATACCGCCCAGCCTGCACTTCGGCACGCCGAACCCGCTGATCGACTTCGCGTCGGGTCCGTTCCGGGTGCCGACCGAGCTGGAGGGGTGGCCGGACGCCGGTCATCCGCGCCGGGCAGCGGTCAGTGCCCTGGGCATCGGCGGCACCAACGCCCACGTCATCCTTGAGGAGGCACCGGCCCCCGCACCACCACCCCGGCCCGCCGAGTCGTCCCGCCGCCACGTCCTGCCGCTGTCCGCGCGCACGGCCGGCGCGCTGCGCGGCCAGGCCGAGGCCCTGGCCCGCCAGCTGGAGGCCCACCCCGCGCTGCGGCTCGAAGACGCCGCGCATTCCCTGCGCACCGAGCGCCCGGCCCTGCGTCACCGGCTCACCGTCAGCGCCACGACGCCCGCCGAGGCCGTGGCCGCGCTGCGCACCCCGCAGCCGCCGGTGGGCCCGGTGCCCGACGAACCGACACGGGTGGCGTTCCTGTTGCCCGGCGGCGGCACCCAGTACGTCGGCATGGGCGCCGGGCTGTACCGGGACAACGACGTCTACCGCGATGTCGTGGACGAGTGCGCGCGCGTCCTGCGGCCGGTCGTCGAGGCCGATCTGCGCACCACGCTGTTCGAGCGGGTCGAGCCGGACAGTCTCGACTCCTTCCTCGCGCTGATCGTCACCCAGTACGCGCTGGCCAGAACGCTCATGGAGCAGGGTGTGCGCCCCGACGCGCTGATCGGGCACTCACTCGGCGAGTACACGGCGGCCTGTCTGGCCGGAGTGATGGATCTCGACGAGATGCTGCCGGTGGTCGCCGAGCGCCTACGGCTCATCTCCTCCCGCGGCGGGGCGACCGTCGGCGTCGCAGCCTCCGCGGACGCCGTCGCGCCGCTGCTCGGCCCGGATCTGTCGCTGGCGGCGGTGAACGGTCCAGCGGCCTGCACGGTCGCCGGACAGACGGACGCGGTGGACCGGTTCGAGGCCGAACTGACCCGCCTGGACGTGCCGTTCCGTCGGCTGCGGATACCCGCCGCCGCCCACTCCCATGTCCTGGACCCGATCCTCGACACCTTCGCCGGCCGGCTGCGCACCCTGCGGCTGCGCGCGCCCGGGATCCCCTACGTCACGAACGTCACCGGCACCTGGATCACCGGCGCCCAGGCGACGGACGTACGGCACTGGGTCGACCACACGCGGCACACCGTACGGTTCGCGGACGGCATCGCGACACTGTGGGCGCGGGGGCGGCCGGTGCTGGTGGAGATCGGCCCCGGGGACAGCATGACCAAGCTGGCCCGGGCCGCGCTGGAGGACGAGGCCCCGGTGACGGTCACGACCATGCGGCACGCCAAGGCGGACGCACCCGACGGTTTCGTCCTCGCGGGCGCGCTCGGCAGGCTGTGGGCCGCCGGTGTCGACTCGGCACTGCCCCACGCCGTCGATCCCGCCGGTCCGCCGCGCCGGGTGCGGCTTCCCGGGTACGCCTTCGACCGGCGGCGGCACTGGATCGACGCTCCCGGCGCGCGCACCGGTTCGGGGGCGGCCGAGCAGGAGCGGACCGTGAACGCCGGGGGCGGTCGCACACCCCGTCCGCTGCTGAGCACCGACCACGTGGCGCCGCGCACGGAGCGGGAGCGGGCCGTGGCCGAGGTGTGGGAGGAGCAGTTGAGCATCGACGGCATCGGCGTCCACGACAACTTCTTCGACCTCGGCGGCGACTCGATGCGGGCCGTGCTCCTGGCGGGCCGGCTACGGGCGACGGGTGTGCTGGACGTGGCCGGCGGCTCGCTGCTCGCGCATCCCACGGTCGCCGGCCTGCTGGAGTCGGCCGCCGAGCGGGGCGACCCGTCCTCCGCCGCACTCGGCCCCTTGCTGCCGCTGCGCCGCGAGGGCTCCGGGACACCGCTGTTCTGCGTCCACCCCGGCGCCGGCGTCGCCTGGCGGTACACCGGACTGCTCCCCCATCTCGGCCCGGACCAGCCGGTGTTCGGCATCCAGGCGCACGGCCTCGACGGCGCCCGCCCGCCCGCGCCGGACGCCGCGTCCATGGTGGCGTCGTACGTGGACCTGGCGCGGGAGGTCCAACCGCACGGCCCCTACCGGCTGTTGGGCTGGTCCTACGGCGGCTTCGTCGCGCACGCCATGGCCTGCGCGCTCCAGGAGCAGGGCGAGCGGGTCGAGCTGCTGGCCATGCTGGACGCCCCGCAGCCCCTCGGCATGCGCTACGACGCGGACCAGGCCGAGCGGCAGGTCGCCGGGCTGCTGATGCGAGTGGCGGGGCTGCCGGTCGACGCGGACACCGCGGTCCCGGACGTCGAGAGCGTGCTGGCGCGCATCGGCGCGGCCCCGGCCGACGGCGACGCGACGGTCGCGGTGACGCGCGCCGAGGCCGCCGCGATCGCCGACGTGATGCGCAACAACCTGCGTATCGCACCGCAGTTCAGCCCCGGCGTCCACCGCGGCGAGGTGCTGTTCTTCAGCGCCACCGAGGACACCCGCACCGACGGCGACGATCTCGCGCTCGCCGCCCGAAAGGCGGACGCATGGCGGCCGTACGTCGACGGCCCGCTGACCGATCACCCCGTGCCGTGCGGGCACTACACGATGACCGAACCCGCGCCCATGGCCATGATCGGCGCCGTGATCGCCAAGGCGCTGCGGCCCGTCACCGGGTGA